Within Sphingomonas piscis, the genomic segment CCATCGCGTCCGCCTGATCAAGGACGTCGACGGCGTCTATGCGGAAGACCCGGCCAAGAACCCGAACACCCAGCGTTTCGCGCAGCTCGACTATGCACGCGCGACGCAGGCTAGCGCCGGCTTGATCCAGGAAAAGGCGATCCGCGCCGCCGAAGCTGGAGACGTGCTGATCGAGATCGCCAGCCTGGCGCAGGACGGCGAGACCGCCATCGCCAAGCTGCCGGTCAAGCTGGCACCGCGCCCCAAGAAGCCGAAGCTGCGCGTGGCACTGCTCGGCTGCGGCGCGGTCGGCGCGGGTGTTCTTGCCCATCTGAAGCATTGGAGCGACCGGTTCGACGTCAATCCGGTGCTGGTCCGCCACCCGATGCGCTATGCCGATTCCGGCGACTTCACCAGCGAGCCGGATCATGCACTGGCGGGCGAGGTCGACATCGTCATCGACGTCCTGGTCGGCTCCGACTTCCCGGCGTCCCTGCTGGTGCCGGCGCTCAAGTCGGGAACGCACGTCGTGAGTGCCAACAAGGCGGCGCTCGCCAACCATTATGACGAACTGCAGCAGGCGGCGCAGACCGGCGGCGCAATGCTGAACTTCTCGGCCGCTGTCGGCGGCGGAACACCGGTGATCGAGCGGTTACGCGCGCTGGAAGGCCGCGTCGCCAGGATCGAAGGCGTGATGAACGGCACCTGCAATTTTCTTCTCGACCGGCTGAGCGAAGGCTGGACGTTCGACGAAGCGCTCGCCCGAGCGCGTGAACTTGGCTTTGCCGAGGAAGATTCGTCCGCGGACGTCGACGGTCACGATGCCGTGGCCAAGCTGTCGCTCCTGATTCGGCAGGGCTTCGATGTTCCGATTGCGCTGGGCGACATCGGTCGGCAGTCGTTGCGAGAAATCGATCGCACCGCTCTGCTGGAGGCGAAAGCCAAGGGCCTGGTTCTGAAGCAGGTTGGCCGCTGCGAGTTGGTTGACGGCAAACCGGTCGCATCCGTGGCGCTGGAATATCTGCCCGCGGGTCATCCGCTCGCTGCCCCGCGCAACGAGGAAAATGCCTTTGTCGTCACTGAAAAGGACGGCAGGCGCCATTGCCTGCATGCCAAGGGCGCGGGCCGCTGGCCAACCGCGGCTGCCGTCTTCTCCGACGTGATGGACATCTACCGCGCAGTCGCCGCCCGCCAGACCGAAGCGCCGAGCGTGGCGACCCTGCGAATGAGCGCCTGAGGAGAACCGACGATGTTGGACCAGGCCATCGCATCCGCACCCGCCAGCATCGGCAATGTCGCCGTGGGCTTCGACATTATGGGCCAAGCTTTTCCGGCTGCCCACGACACAGTGGTCGCGACGCGTGAAAGCGAGCCCGGAGTGAGGCTTGGCAAGGTGAGTGGGCTGGTCTCCTCGCTTCCGGAGGAAGTGGATCGCAACACGGCACTGGCGGCTGCTTCCGCCTTGCTGGACGCAGTGGGCAACCCCTTCGGGGTCCGACTGGACGTCGACAAAGGCGTGCCCATGTCGGCGGGCATGGGCGGCTCGGCAGCCTCGGCGGTTGCCGCAGCGGCGGCGGTGAATGCCCTGCTTCCAAACCCGTTCAGCACCGAGGAATTGCTGCCGTTCACCCTGGAAGGCGAGCGGGTCGCGTCCGATCCTGTGCACTGGGACAATGTCATGGCGAGCCTGTTGGGCGGCCTCGTGCTCGCCGCGCAGGAAACCCCGGCGAAGCTTGCTAAGCTGACAGTGCCGGACGGCGTCGTCACCATCATCCTCCATCCGTCGGTGAAGACGGAGACCAAGGCGGCGCGTGCAATTCTCCAGCGGGAAGTGCCGCTCAAGACCCTGATCGAGAACAGCCGCCGATTGGCCACCTTCGTTGCCGGTTGTGCAAGGGGCGATCTCGACCTCGTCCGCGCCGGTTTCGAAGACGTGCTGATCGAGCCGCAACGCAAGCACCTGTTGCCCTGCTTTGACGCGGTGAAGTCGGCGGCGCTCGACGCAGGGGCGCTCGGCTGCACATTCTCAGGCTCCGGGCCGTCGATGTTCGCCTGGGCGGAGGCGGGCAAGGCGGCCGCGGTGGAAGCAGCGATGGCCAAGGTATTCGACGAAGCCGGTCTCACCGCCAAGGCGTATCGATCGGCCAGCACCGAAGGCGTCACCGTTCAACCCGCGAAGGAAGCGGCATGAAGTTCCAGAGCACCCGCGGCGAGCATCAGGGGATTGAACTCGCCGACGCCATTCGCCTCGGCGCGGCGCCAGATGGCGGCCTGTTTCTGCCCGAAGGCATTCCCTTTGTCGGCGAGATCGACGGTGCGGACGATACGCCCGCGTTTGCAGAAGCGATGCTGCAGCCCTTCTTTGCCGGCAGCAGCCTGGAAGGCGAACTCGCATCTGCCTGCCGCCGCGCGTTTGCACAGCCGCTGCCGATTGCTCCGGTCGACAATGCGCGGCCGACGCTCCGTTCGCTTGAGCTGTTCCACGGCCCTACCGGTGCCTTCAAAGACTTCGGCGCGCAGTTCCTCTTCTCGTTGCTCGATACGATCGGCCAGCGCAGCGCGCCCTTGACCGTACTCGCAGCCACTTCAGGCGATACCGGCGCCGCAGTCGGCTGCGCTGCGGAAGGCCGGCTGGGCGCCAGCGCCGTGATCCTGTTTCCGGAGGGCCGCGTTTCCGCTTACCAGGCGAAGCAGATCAGCTGCTGGACCGCGCCCGTCCAAGCGCTGGAAGTCGAAGGTGACTTCGATGATTGCCAGCGGCTGGTGAAAGCCGCGTTCCAGGACCGTGCGCTGTCGGAGCGGCACAACCTCACCTCGGCCAATTCGATCAACATCGGCCGCCTGATGCCACAGATGGCCTACATCGCCGCAGCGGCAACGCGCACGTATCGAGAGACGGGAGAGAAGCCGGGCTTCATCATCCCGACCGGCAATCTCGGCCATGGCTTCGCCGCGCTTTACGCCCGCGCCATGGGTCTCCCCATTGGTCCGGTGATCCTAGTCACCAATGCCAACCCCGCCCTGTCGGAATGGCACAAGTCCGGCACCTACACGCCGCGCACCTCGCTTGCGACCATTGCCAATGCGATGGACGTCGGGGCGCCGAGCAATTTCGAGCGGCTTCAGTCGCTTAGCGATCAGCTGGGAACGTTCGGTGTCGAGCTGGTCGACGACGACGCCATCAAGGCGCGGATCGTCGCTGACTACCGCACTTCCGGCTACCTTTGGTGCCCGCACTCCGCCACTGCCGCCGAGGCGTTCGCGCGCCTGCCGGAAGCGGAGCAAAAGGCACGGCCGTGGCTCGCATGCGCCACTGCACACCCATACAAGTTCGCCGACGTAGTCGAACCGTTGGTAGGCGTATCCGTAACGCCCACCCCGGCGCTCGCTGCGATCGACCATCGCTCCAGCCGCGCCGTACCGATGCGCGCCAGCCTCGATGAGCTGGCCCGCTTTCTCGGCACCAACGACATTCAGGAAGACGCGGCATGATTGAGCAATCGTATGAAGATCGGGACGGATGGATTTGGCTGGACGGCACGCTCGTCCCGTGGCGGGAGGCACAACTCCACGTTCTGTCTCATAGCATGCATTATGGCGGCGCCGCATTCGAGGGTCAGCGCGCCTACGACGGCGTCATCTTCAAGCTCGACGAGCATACGCGCCGGCTGAAGCAGAGCGCCGAACTTCTTGGCTACACCATCCCGTGGACCGATGAGGAGATCAACGCCGCCTGCAACCAGGTGGTCGCCGCCAACGGCCTCAGTGACGCTTACGTCCGACCAATCGCCTGGCGAGGTGCCGAAAAGCTTGCCGTGTCGGCACCGCAGGCCAAGGTCCACCTGGCGGTCGGCGCCTGGACGTGGGGCGCCTATTTCGGGGAAGAGGCCCTGCGCAAGGGCGCCAAGGTCGACATCTCCGATTATCGCCGACCCGCCCCCTTCACGGCGCCGGTGCATTCGAAATCGTCGGGCCTCTACATGATCTGCACCATTGCCAAGAACCGGGCAGAGGCGAAGGGCTGCAGCGAAGCCATGATGCTCGACTGGCGCGGCCAGGTCGCCGAGGCGACCAGCGCCAACATCTTCTTCGTGCGGGACGGTGAGCTGTTCACGCCGACCCCGGACTGCTTCCTCGACGGAATTACGCGCCGCACGGTGATCGGCCTTGCCGAGCAGCGGGGGCTGACCGTCAACGAGCGCGCAATCTGGCCCGAGGAACTCGAAAGCTTCCAGCAATGCTTCCTCACCGGCAGCGCCGCCGAGGTGACGCCCGTGGCGGAGATCGGGTCGTGGCGCTTCGAGGTCGGTGACCTCACCCGCCAACTCGCCCGTGATTACCAGTCGCTGGTGCGCAGCGGATCCCGGGCGGAGCTGTCGAACGCGGCTTAGCTTCGCATCGTCCCGTTCGGATTGAGCCGGACCGTCCGGCCGGTTCTTGCCGACGCGTAGATTGCTTCAATCAGCCTCATGTCACGGAGACCCATTTCGCCCGGAGTACGGATGCCTTTGCCGTCGCGGATCGCATCGGCAAAATGGTCGAGTTGTCCGGCAAATTGGCGAGTGGGATTGCCGGGGTTGAAGTCCCGCCGGTCGCGGCCGCTTTCCAGCACCATCTTCTGCCCCGAATAGCTGGTCGCCGGATCCATGATCAGCGCGCCGGTCGTGCCGCGCACATGGGCGAAATTGGTGCCTGCGGAGTCGTAGGAGGTGGCGAGTTGCGCTACCGCACCTGACGGAAATCGCCAGTGCGACGAGACATGGGCGAAGACCTCGGCGAAGCGCGGGTCTCCGGCTGGGCGGAAAGTGCTGGCGCTGATGCTCTCCGGCATTTCGCCAGACAGATAGAGCGCCGACTGCAAGCCGTAGAGGCCGTAATCCTCGAGCGGTCCACCGCCGGCAAGGGCCCGGCTAACGCGCCAGTTCTCGGCCGCGGTGGTCGGTGGCAGGCGGTAGCTTTGCTCCGTTCGGATCAGGCGCAACTGACCGACTGCCTTGTCGCGCATCAATTGCATTGCTTGCAAATTGAACGGCTCAAAATGCGAGCGGTAGGCGATCATGAGTTTCTTGTTCGCGCGTTTGCCCGCAGCGATCATCGCGGCGCACTCGGCGCTGGAGAGTGCCATCGGCTTTTCGCACAGGACATGCTTGCCTGCGGCGAAGGCACGGATGGCGAAGTCGGCGTGAAGCCCGGTAGGAACAACGATGTAGACGGCGTCGATCCTTCGGTCCGCAGCGATCCTGTCGAAGGTGTCGTAGGAGTAGCGCGCATCGGCCGGCACGCCATACGCGTCGCCGACCTTGGCGAGCTTGTCGGGATTTCCTGACACCAAGGCGGCGATGTGCGAACGCTCCGACTCGGCAAAGCGCGGCATCATCTGGTTGAGTGCATATCCGCCGAGGCCGACGATGGCGTAACCGACGCTATCCGCACGCTTCTTCTTGGAAGTCGTTTCGGGGAGATCGAGATTGCCGCGGAGGGGCTGTCCCGCTGCGCGCGGACGCACGCCTACCTGAGCGCTCGCTCCTTCAGATACGCCGACCAGAGCAGCCGAGGCCAAGGCGGCCCCGCCAGCAATTACAACGTCACGCCGTGTTGGATCGCGAAAGCCCATCATCACCTCCCATCTCGTCGGGATTGTTGTGCCACTATGACGTCAACGCGACCAGAGCCCTTGTTGCAGTCGGCAGCTCCTTGGACCGGCTTAAGACAGGCCTTCAATCACCCCTTCTTCCGTAAGGCGAATGTGTTCGGCGGCCGCGTGTCGCGGAAGGCCGGGCATGGTCATGATCTCACCGCACAGCGCCACGATGAAACCGGCGCCGGCCGCCAGCCGCACCTCGCGGACGTTGACGACGTGCCCCGTTGGCGCGCCCTTCAGGTTGGGGTCCGTCGAAAAGCTGTACTGCGTCTTGGCAATGCAGATCGGAAGGTGCCCGAGACCCGCCGCTTCCCACTGCTTCAGCTGTTGGTGGATACTGGGATCTGCAACCGCTTCCTCCGCGCGGTAAATGCGCGTCGCGATGGTGTTGATCTTCTCGAATAGCGGCAGGTCGTCGTCGTACAGCGTCGTGAACTGGGCCGACTGCTTGTCGCTAAGGTCCGCAACTGCCTGCGCCAGGTCAACGGCCCCTTGTCCGCCTTCGGCCCAGTGGCGGCAGACATAGGCCTCCGATCCGTGCGCGCGTGAAACGTCGCGGATGACGTCCACTTCCGCATCGTCGTCGCCGCTGAAATGATTGATTGCGACCACCACCGGGACGCCGAATTGCCGTAGGTTCTCGATATGGCGGACGAGGTTGACCGAGCCGCGCCGCACCGCGTCGACATCGGCAATATTGAGATCGTTCTTGTCGATTCCTCCGTTGAGCTTGAGCGCACGAACGGTCGCCACAAGCACGGCGGCGTCGGGTGACAGGCCCGACTGGCGGCATTTGATGTCGAAGAACTTTTCCGCGCCAAGGTCCGCGCCAAAGCCCGCTTCTGTGACGACGTAGTCGGCTTGTGACAAAGCGGTGCGGGTGGCGATCACCGAATTGCAGCCGTGGGCGATATTGCCGAACGGCCCGCCGTGGATCAGCACCGGATTATTCTCGATCGTCTGGACGAGGTTGGGGCGGATCGCGTCCTTCAGCAGCACCGCCATCGCGCCATCGGCTTTGAGATCGCCCGCCGTCACCGGCTTCTTGTCGCGCGTATAAGCGACGACGATCCGGCTGAGCCGTTGCTCCAAGTCCTGGAGGTCGTTGGCGAGACACAGGATCGCCATCACTTCGGACGCGACCGTAATGTCGAACCCACTCTCACGCGGATAGCCGTTGGTCGCGCCGCCGAGCGACTGGACAATGCCACGAAGCGCGCGATCGTTCATGTCCATGACCCGCCGCCACACCACCCGGCGGACGTCGATGCCGAGCGCGTTGCCCCAATAGATGTGGTTGTCGACCATCGCCGCAAGCAGGTTGTGCGCCGAGGTGATGGCATGGAAATCGCCGGTGAAATGAAGGTTGATGTCCTCCATCGGCACGACCTGAGCATAGCCGCCGCCGGTGGCACCGCCCTTCATCCCGAAGCAGGGACCTAGCGAGGGCTCGCGAAGGCAGAGGATGGTCTTCCGGCCGATCAGGTTCATCGCATCGGCCAACCCCACGCTGGTCGTGCTCTTGCCTTCGCCGGCGAGCGTCGGGCTGATGGCGGTAACGAGGATCAGCTTGCCGCGCTTTTCACCCGAAGGCGCGGCGGTGAGGTCCAGCTTGGCCTTGAAGCGGCCGTACGGCTCGACCGCCACTGCGGGGATTCCGATCTTCTCGGCCACTTCGTTCAGCGGGCGAAGCTTGGCCGCGCGCGCGATTTCCAGGTCCGTCACTCTCGCTCCTTAAAACTAGAGCAAGGGCGATATGCGGATTCCGCCGCCGCGTCAGCCGGGTTGAATATCGGAAAGGGATTGGGGACCGCGCACGAGGGGGAGTCTGACGCGGTCCCCAAAGGCGTCAGCGCAGGCCGCCACTCACGATCAGCCTCTCACCCGTCACCCAGCGGGCGTCGTCGGAAGCAAGAAACACTGCAACCGCCGCAATATCGTCCGGCTGGCCGGTTCTGCCGAGCGGTGTCTGGGCGACGATGCTCTGCTCGAACTCCGACCCGGTGAAACCCGAGGCTCGGGTGCCGTCGGTTTCCGTAAGGCCGGGCAGGATGGCGTTGACGCGGATCTTGCGTGGGGCAAGCTCATTGGCGAGCACGCCGGTGATGGCGTCGAGCGCCCCTTTAGTGCCGCTGTACACCGCCGAGTCGGCCGGCAGCAGGCTGGTCACGGTTGACGAGATGTTGATCACACTAGCACCCTCGGAAAGGTGCGGCGACGCCGCCTTCGTGGTGAGAAGCGGCCCGAGCACGTTGACGTCGAACTGGCGGCGGTAATCTTCCGCGGTCACCTCCTCGATCTTGGCCCAACCGTAGATGCCGCTGTTGTTGACCAGCACATCTAGGCGACCGAAATGATCGATGGCCGACTGGACGATCCCGGCGGCATCGGCTTCCTTGGAAACGTCGCCCTTCACTGCGACGGCCTTGCCGCCAGCCCCGATGATATCGCCGACGACGGCGTCCGCGCCTTCCTTGCTGGACGCGTAGTTGACGATGACGGACGCGCCCTCTGCAGCAAGCGCCCTGGCGATACCGGCGCCTATACCTTTCGATGCGCCAGTGACGACAGCGACTTTGCCTGACAATTTCGACATGTTCTTAGTCCTTCTTCGTGTCTCTCCGAGGGCAGCGGCATTGTCCGTGTCTTCGGTAGTTCGGGAATATGGAACTATTGAACCAGGCTTCAAGTCCCTCTATTTATTTTCATCATGCGGCCGCTTCTTCACCCATCAATCGATGAAATCCGACCGGAAGCGATCCTTCACGCGCTATCGGATCCCGTGCGCGCGACGATCTTTGCGCAGATCACGAAGCAGGGTTTCGTCCAGGCCTGTTCCAACCTCGCCTGCGTCGACGATCGGCAGATCCCCAAGTCGTCACTCTCTCAACACTTTAAGGTGCTGCGCGAGGCCGGCCTGATCCGCTCCGAGCGCCAGGGCGTGGAGATGCGCAACACTTCGCGCTGGGACGAGGTGAATGGGCGCTTCCCCGGTCTATTGGAGTCGATCGTGAAGGCTTACGGCAAAGTCGGCTGACCACCTCCCGCAGCGTTGGACTGAAGTGAGCTATCGCTTAGCTGAGGCAGTCACGCCAGCGTCGGTGTGTGGGATGGGGCGGATCGTGCCGTCCGGATTATAGTACATCGGCTCAATCCTGACCGCCCGCCGCCCAAGCGCGCCTTTCTCATCGCCGATGGTCAGCGAGGCGTCGTGGTAGAACATGTACCACTTGCCCTTGAACTCGGCGATGCCCGGATGGATGGTGAAGCTGTTCTTGCCTGACGCCATGATGTCGCCGCGAAAGGTCCAGGGCCCCGCAATCTTCGGCGCCGTGGCGTAGGCGATCCGCTCGTCCGGGCCCTGCTTCTTGTCTATCGAGGCGTAGGTCAGGTAATAGATGCCCTTGCGCTTGTGGATCCACGGGCCTTCTTCGAAGCGCGGGACGTTCATCTCGCGGATGGGGCCGTCCAGCTCGACCATGTTGGGCTTCAGCTTGGCAATATAGCATTTGGCATTGCCCCAGATCAGCCAGCTGGTGCCGTCACCTTCCGTCCACACGGTCGGGTCGATATCGTCCCAAGTGTGTGGCCCCTGCGGGGTCATCTGGTTGTAAACGAGGGCCGAGCCACGCGCGTCCTTGAACGGGCCAGTTGGGCTGTCCGAAACCGCAATCGCAATCGCCTTACCCGGGTGGGTCTTGTCGTGCTCGACGGCGGCGTAGAAGTAATATTTGCCGTTTTTGAACACCATCTGCGACGCCCAGGCGTCCTTGCTCGCCCACTTGAAGTCAGTCGCCTTCATGATCGGGCCGTGAAAGGTCCAGTGCCGCATGTCCGTGGTCGAGTAGGCCAGCCACTCGCGCATGTTGAACATCTCTTTGCCGCGCGCCTCGTCATGGCCGACGTATAGATAGAGACGGTTGCCGCGCACCAGCGGCGCCGGATCGGCAGTGAAGCGGTCGCGGATGATCGGATTGCTGCCTGGCGTGGACGGCCGCGCAGCGGCGGGCGTGGCCAGGGCGACGCCGGCGAGGGAAAGAACAGCGGCTCTGAACATCGACATTTGCCTTAGGCAGCAGCGCTTGTCACGGCGCCGTCGGATGCCGAGCCGACCAGCCGTGCATATTTGACGAAGGCCCCACGAACGTTCTGCCGAACCGGTGCAGGCGACGCTTCACGCGATGCAAGGTCCGCATCTGTCTCGATCTTCCGTCCTTCGACGTCGATGCGTACCAAGTCGCCCGTCTGCAGCTTAGCGATTGGGCCACCTTTCGCCATCTCGGGCGCGACGTGGCCGACCATGAAGCCGTAGGTGGCGCCGGAGAAGCGGCCGTCGGTGACCAACGCCACGCTGTCGCCAAGGCCTCGACCCTGGATTGCGGCCGTAATGGCAAGCATTTCGCGCATCCCAGGCCCACCGGCCGGCCCCTCGCCTCGGATGACGACGATATCACCCGGTTCGATCTGCCCGTGCGTCACGGCGTCGAAACAGGCTTCCTCGCCGTCGAAGACCTTTGCCGGGCCCTCGAAGAGCATTTTGTCGTGACCGGCCAGCTTTACCACGCAGCCGTCGGGCGCGAGGTTGCCGTAGAGCACGCCAAAGCCGCCGCGCGCCTTGATCGGCTTGTCGGCGGAGACGAGCACGTCCTGGCCCGGCGTCTCCTCGGCGTCGCGGAAATAGTCGAACAGCGACTTGCCCGTGACCGTCGGCGTATCGGTGATGAGTCCGGCTTCCATCAGCTTGCGGCCGAGCAAGGGTGTGCCGCCTGCAGCGGTCATGTGCGGCGCCATGTAGCGGCCGCCGGGCTTCAGGTCGGCAATCACCGGTGTCGCGCGCGACACTTCATCGAAGATGTCGATGTTGAACTGGTCCGGACCGATCCCCGCCTCGCGCGCAATTGCCAGCAGGTGGAGAACGAGGTTGGTCGAACCGGCCGTCGCCGTACCCGCCACCGCCGCGTTGCGGAGGCTCTCTGGCGTGATCAGACTGCGCGCATTGCGGCCTTCCTTCACGGCCTCAACCAGCCACTTGCCCGCCTCCGCCGCGGCATCGCCCTTGCGCGCGTCAACGGCGGGGATGTCGTTGAGACCCATCGGCGACAGACCAAGGAAGCTGAGCGCCAGTGCCATGGTGTTGGCAGTGAATTGGCCTCCGCACGCGCCGGCGCCGGGGCAAGCCGCTTTCTCGACCGCCTTCAGCCCTTCATCGTCCAGCTTGCCGGCGCTGTGGGCGCCCACTGCTTCGAACACGTCCTGGATGGTGAGGTCCTTGTCGCCGAGATGTCCCGGCATGATCGAACCGCCGTAAAGGACCACTGACGGCAGATCGAGCCGCGCCGCCGCCATCGCTGCGGCGGGGATGGTCTTGTCGCAGCCGACCAGGAACACGGCACCGTCCAGCATGTGGCCTTGCACCGCCAGCTCCGCGGAATCGGCGATCACCTCCCGGCTCATCAGCGAGGCGCGCATGCCTGGCGTGCCCATGGAGATACCGTCGGTGACCACGATCGTGTTGAAATCGACCGGGGTCCCACCGGCTTCCTCAATCCCGCGCCGCACGTGCTCCGCCAGAAAGCGCAGGTGCATGTTGCACGGCGTGACCGTCGACCAGGTGTTGATGATCGCCACCATCGGCTTCGCCATCTCCGCATCGCCATAGCCGGCGGCGCGAAGCATCGCGCGTGCGGGGGCCCGTGCCGGACCTTCGACGAGCGCACGAGAGGGAAGCTGGGAAGAGACGTCATTCTGTGGCATTTGGGATCCTGTCGGTTCGGACAAGTGCTGTGAAAAGCTCACGGCCCCCTACCCGAACCGGAATCGCATAGGCAATGCGGATTCCGCTTGCCGGGCAGCGCAGTTAAGCATAAGGGACTTTGCAAATGGGATCCCAAATGGGACCATTTAGAGAAGGGACAGAGGTCAGTGTCGGTCACGTCGAAAGACATGATGGTCATCAGCAACGCCGCGGCATTGTCGCGCGTAGCCCTTCTTCTTGACCTTATTAACGTCCGAGAGGGCGGGGTTTAGTTCTGGTAGCGGTCTAGGACCGGAATTCAGACCCCCCGCCCAGGACCGGACGGGGGTTTTCT encodes:
- a CDS encoding dihydroxy-acid dehydratase, with protein sequence MPQNDVSSQLPSRALVEGPARAPARAMLRAAGYGDAEMAKPMVAIINTWSTVTPCNMHLRFLAEHVRRGIEEAGGTPVDFNTIVVTDGISMGTPGMRASLMSREVIADSAELAVQGHMLDGAVFLVGCDKTIPAAAMAAARLDLPSVVLYGGSIMPGHLGDKDLTIQDVFEAVGAHSAGKLDDEGLKAVEKAACPGAGACGGQFTANTMALALSFLGLSPMGLNDIPAVDARKGDAAAEAGKWLVEAVKEGRNARSLITPESLRNAAVAGTATAGSTNLVLHLLAIAREAGIGPDQFNIDIFDEVSRATPVIADLKPGGRYMAPHMTAAGGTPLLGRKLMEAGLITDTPTVTGKSLFDYFRDAEETPGQDVLVSADKPIKARGGFGVLYGNLAPDGCVVKLAGHDKMLFEGPAKVFDGEEACFDAVTHGQIEPGDIVVIRGEGPAGGPGMREMLAITAAIQGRGLGDSVALVTDGRFSGATYGFMVGHVAPEMAKGGPIAKLQTGDLVRIDVEGRKIETDADLASREASPAPVRQNVRGAFVKYARLVGSASDGAVTSAAA